In the genome of Candidatus Hydrogenedentota bacterium, the window GAGGTGCCGAGCAGCAGCCTGCCGGCGGAGACGCTTTCGTCCGGGCGGCTGTTGATCGATGTGCTGGTGGAGGCGGGAGTGTTCCCTTCGAAGGGCGAAGCGCGCCGGCTGGTGAAGAACGGCGGGCTTTACCTGAACAACGGGCGGATCGACGACGAGGGGACGCCGCTGACGGAGGCCGCGCTGCTGGCCGGTTCGACGGCGGTGATCCGTAAGGGGAAGAAGAACTACCACCTCCTCCGCTTTGCGTAGCGGGGGCGGCGGAACCGGTCAGCGCTGCTTCCGGAACTCCCCGGGGGTCACGCCGCAGAAGCGCTTGAAGGCGACGGCGAAAGCGAACTCGTTGTTGTAGCCGACCATCTCGGCGACGTTGCGGATCTTGCAGTCGAGGATGATGAGGAGGTCCTGGGCGCGCTCCATGCGGAGGCGGGTGACCATTCGCATGGGCGAGGTTCCGGTGGCGGCCTGCACCATGCGGTGGAGGTGGGCGACCGATACGTGCAGCTCGCCGGCGAGGCGGTCCACGTCCCAGTTCTGATCGAGGCTCTGATTCACCTTTTCCCAGAGGCGGTCGAGGCGAATGTGGAGATCGGTCCCTTCGGACTCGGCGGAGTGCCCGAACTCGCGTTCGATGTAAAGCGCGATGAGTTCGGCGTAGAGGCGTGCGGCGCGGGGCGATGATCGGCTGATGCCGTGAGACTCTCGGAGAAACTCGGCCATCGCTTTTTCCATTTGCGACATGAGGGAGGTGTTGCGGACGGTGACGGGCTCATCCTTGAGATGGCGCCAGCGCGCGGTGTCGGTGAGGTGAAACCAGAGGAAGGACCAGGGGCCTTTGTGGGGCTTGTATCGAAAGGGGGCGCCCGCCGGGATGAGGAGGACCTGGTCCTTCTCGACCATGCGCACGGGATGACGGCTGAAGACCTGGCCGCGCCCCTTGAAGGTGTAGAGGAGGAGGTGATAGCCGGGGCGGGCGCGCCCGATCTCGTATCCGGGGTGCGCTTCGGTGACGCCGCCTTCGGCGATGCCCTTTTTTTCGATGACGGCCGCGCGCTCGGACCGGTGGGGAAAGTAGTGCTCCCGGCAATGGGGCGACCACTTCTTGAAATCGTGCACGCTGAATTCGCTTGCGCTGTCGGACATTCGGTGGCCTCATTGAACCCCGGGGCGGCTCCTCGGGGCGAGTTAACTATAGACTCACGTATGCATTACGCCTGAAATACGAATCAGGCGAGATTATTCTAACAATCCACATGAGATTTTCACAAATAAACTTGATAGATACAACCATGGATACAGCGCCGGGAAACGTTTAGTATAACGGCGTTGTCACTGAGAGTAGACCGATTGGACGTCGTCAATACTCTTTCAGACGCCGGGGCGCGCTTTTTGTGCGCTCCGGCTCGCTTTTTTTGTGGGGGGGTGGTTGGAGAGGCGATACGGTGGCGTGATGTCGGACGCGGATCTTGTGTCAGCCTGGAAGGCTAACCCACGTTGGCTCGGGCTGCGGATTCTGGGGTTTTTCGGCGGGGGTACAGCTTTTCATGACGGGTTGCGCAACTCGTAAAGCGTGAAATACCGCCCCTGACTGTCAGGTACACCTGAAGTCTCGCACGCTCAAGCCTTCGCGGCGAAGCCTCGGAGCTTGAACGTGGCACCCGCGGCTGCCTTTGTAATATCGGAGCAGTCCAATCCACGTTGGCTCGGGCTGCGGATTCTGGGGTTTTTCGGCGGGGGTACAGCTTTTCATGACGGGTTGCGCAACTCGTAAAGAGTGAAATACCGCCCCTGACTGTCAGGCACACCTGAAGTCTCGCACGCTCAAGCCTTCGCGGCGGAGCCGCGGAGCTTGAACGTGGCGCCCGTGGCTCCATTTGATATTTCGGAGCGGGCACACAAATCCGCATGAGGCGGAATCGCGTGGCGCGATGCGGGGCGAGGGCCGGTTGGGCCGGTGGGCATTTGGAATTCGTTCCTGTTACACTACGTGTTCTGGCCGTGGAGCAACTTAAGGGAAGGATAGCCTCCGCATGATTTTCGTGAAGACCTTCAAGGGATACGAGGACAAGATCCTGGAACTGGACACCGCCGTAAACTCTTGGATTCAGGAGTCGCGGGCCGAGGTGGTCGATGTGAAGAGCGTGCTGGCGCATGAAGTGGGCGGGCGCGCGGGTTCGGGCGACCTGCTGTACACGGTGCTGTACCAGGCGGACGCGCCGCTGGACGGGTGATTCCGGGGGGTACGGCGTCCCTCTCCCCCGCCGCCCGCGCTTAAAAGTCGCCGTTGTAGCGTTTCGGGCGGCGTCGGTCGAAGGCGCGGAGTTCGGGTTCGATGGATTTCAGGTAGCGGTCCACTTTGAGGCCGGACTGAATGGCGAATCGCAGATCCTCTCCGCCGGCCAGGGTGTCGAAGAAGGGTTTCCACTCGAGGCGGTCGGGATGCCGCAGGTGGATGGCCTGGAGGAGGGCGTAGGCCAGGGTGAGCGGTCGCGCGGCCTGGGGATCGGTAAGGTGGATCCGTATGCCGCGGCAGGCTTCGCCGAGCCAGACGGGCGACGTGGCCTTTCCGGGGATGGAGCGGGGGGTGTAGATGGCGGGTTCGAGGGAGCAGCCGGCGTGGTCGGCGGGGCGCATGCCAACGACGATCTCCTCGGCGTCGAGCCAGGGGGCTCCGATCACCTGGAAGGGGGTGTCCGTGCCGCGGCCTTCGTTCATGTTGACCCCTTCGAAGAGGCACGTGCCGATGTAGAGCAGGGCGGCGGAAAAATCGGGGATGTTGGGCGAGGGCGCGACCCAGGGGAGGCCGCACTGGGGCGCGAGCTTTTCGCGGGACCAGCTGTCGAGGGGGCTGATCGCCAGGTTGAGCGCGCCGATGGCCCCCTGGGTCTCTTTGAAGAAGAGGGCGAGCTCGCCGAGGGTCATTCCGTGGCGGATGGGTATGGGGGCGCTGCACACGAGTGAGCCGATTCGTTTTGCGATGGGCCCTTCGAGGACGGCGCCGCCGAGCGGGTTGGGCCGGTCGAGGACGAGTACGGGGACGCGCGCGGCGGTGCAGGCGATCATGCACTCTTTCATGGTGGCCATATAGGTGTAGTAGCGGGCTCCGATGTCGGGCAGGTCGACGACGAAGAGGTCGATAT includes:
- a CDS encoding helix-turn-helix domain-containing protein yields the protein MSDSASEFSVHDFKKWSPHCREHYFPHRSERAAVIEKKGIAEGGVTEAHPGYEIGRARPGYHLLLYTFKGRGQVFSRHPVRMVEKDQVLLIPAGAPFRYKPHKGPWSFLWFHLTDTARWRHLKDEPVTVRNTSLMSQMEKAMAEFLRESHGISRSSPRAARLYAELIALYIEREFGHSAESEGTDLHIRLDRLWEKVNQSLDQNWDVDRLAGELHVSVAHLHRMVQAATGTSPMRMVTRLRMERAQDLLIILDCKIRNVAEMVGYNNEFAFAVAFKRFCGVTPGEFRKQR